In Bacillus sp. DX3.1, the following proteins share a genomic window:
- a CDS encoding ABC transporter ATP-binding protein codes for MEILHAKGISKVYKGKVPYKALTDIDLSIQEGEFVGIMGPSGSGKTTLLNMVSTIDSPTSGEILINSTNPFQLSPEKLALFRRQQLGFVFQSFNLLSSLTVKENIVLPMTLDGVPVKEMNKRVEEVAEKLGITDILSKRTFEISGGQAQRTAIARAIIHKPQLVLADEPTGNLDSKSSNDVMEMLAVLNKEERTTIMLVTHDPYAASYCNRVIFIKDGQLYNEIYRGDSRETFYQKIMDVLSLLGGKRHDFSSIRI; via the coding sequence ATGGAAATATTACATGCGAAAGGTATTAGTAAAGTATATAAAGGAAAAGTTCCTTATAAAGCTCTTACCGATATTGATTTATCTATTCAAGAAGGCGAATTCGTTGGTATTATGGGTCCGTCAGGTAGCGGAAAAACAACGCTGTTAAATATGGTATCTACCATAGATTCACCAACGTCAGGTGAAATTTTAATAAATAGTACAAATCCTTTTCAGTTATCACCTGAAAAACTAGCGTTATTTCGCCGTCAGCAATTAGGTTTTGTTTTTCAATCCTTTAACCTTCTAAGCTCGCTTACAGTGAAAGAAAATATTGTGTTACCAATGACATTAGATGGAGTTCCTGTAAAAGAAATGAATAAACGAGTGGAAGAAGTAGCGGAAAAGCTAGGTATAACCGATATATTAAGTAAAAGAACATTCGAAATATCAGGGGGACAAGCACAGCGTACAGCGATTGCGCGTGCGATTATTCATAAGCCGCAACTCGTACTAGCAGATGAGCCAACCGGGAACCTGGACTCTAAATCTTCAAACGATGTGATGGAAATGTTAGCGGTGCTTAATAAGGAAGAGCGAACAACAATCATGCTCGTGACACATGATCCGTATGCAGCAAGTTACTGTAATCGTGTCATTTTTATTAAAGATGGCCAGTTATATAATGAAATCTATCGTGGTGATAGTAGAGAAACTTTTTATCAAAAGATTATGGATGTGCTCTCGCTGTTAGGAGGGAAAAGGCATGACTTTTCGTCAATTCGCATTTAA
- a CDS encoding sensor histidine kinase, with protein MMKLFLRDHLPLICFTVLQLTAIFLVYWFDGYHHVATALYAMFLGICFFITYLFYRYFTHRSFYERLSNPMQSLDESVQKSDFAALSTALHDLLEVQYHHYQTQLQLQERKNDEHLTFMNQWVHQMKTPLSVIELITQDEVDPRFESISEEADKLKKGLEMALYVARLETFTQDFYVERVQLHKLVNEAVLDHKRFFIRNFVYPEVKINKEIVVESDAKWLQFLVGQLISNAIKYSAGSREKIIITAYEEEKAIILEVRDYGVGIPKQDVPRVFQPFFTGENGRDFKESTGMGLYLAYEIVKHLGHGIELQSEVDKGTLVRIIFHIS; from the coding sequence ATGATGAAGTTATTTTTGCGTGATCATCTTCCACTTATTTGTTTTACAGTTTTACAGTTAACGGCGATTTTCCTTGTATATTGGTTTGATGGGTATCATCATGTCGCAACGGCACTTTACGCTATGTTTCTCGGAATATGTTTTTTTATTACGTATTTATTCTATCGTTATTTTACCCATCGCTCTTTTTATGAGCGGTTATCAAACCCGATGCAGTCTTTAGATGAATCTGTACAGAAATCAGATTTTGCGGCTTTATCAACAGCTCTGCACGATTTATTAGAAGTGCAATATCATCACTATCAAACGCAATTGCAATTACAGGAGCGAAAAAATGATGAACACTTAACTTTCATGAATCAATGGGTTCATCAAATGAAAACACCTCTATCCGTTATTGAATTGATTACACAAGACGAAGTAGATCCTCGTTTTGAAAGTATTAGCGAAGAGGCAGATAAACTAAAAAAAGGGTTAGAAATGGCTTTATATGTAGCGCGTTTAGAAACATTTACACAAGATTTTTATGTAGAAAGAGTACAACTACATAAATTAGTAAACGAAGCTGTGCTTGATCATAAACGCTTTTTTATCCGTAACTTTGTATATCCTGAAGTTAAAATTAATAAAGAGATTGTAGTAGAAAGTGATGCGAAGTGGCTCCAATTTTTAGTTGGTCAACTTATATCTAATGCGATTAAGTATTCTGCAGGTAGTAGAGAAAAAATCATAATTACAGCTTATGAAGAAGAGAAAGCAATTATTTTAGAAGTGAGAGATTATGGCGTTGGTATCCCGAAACAGGATGTACCACGTGTCTTTCAACCGTTTTTTACTGGTGAAAATGGTAGAGACTTTAAAGAATCTACTGGGATGGGATTATATCTTGCATACGAAATTGTAAAACACTTAGGACATGGAATTGAATTGCAATCTGAAGTAGATAAAGGAACACTCGTGCGGATTATTTTTCATATCTCATAA
- a CDS encoding response regulator transcription factor, whose product MVKIMIVEDDSKIAELLSSYVQKYGYQSVAVSDFERVFDTFLEEQPSLVLLDINLPSFDGYYWCRQIRAVSTCPILFISAREGTMDQVMALENGGDDYIPKPFHYEVVMAKIRSQLRRAYGDYAPKIEERMIEQHGLNLYPERLVLQLHGQEVDITRNEAILLEVLLKNYPRVVSREVLLNKLWDSESYVDDNTLSVNTTRVRKKLQALGITKAIETIRSVGYRIHITWDQGEKK is encoded by the coding sequence ATGGTAAAGATTATGATCGTGGAAGATGATTCGAAAATTGCGGAATTATTATCATCATACGTTCAAAAATATGGGTATCAAAGCGTTGCTGTTTCTGATTTTGAGCGCGTATTCGATACTTTTTTAGAAGAACAACCAAGCTTAGTGTTATTGGATATTAATCTACCAAGTTTTGATGGATATTATTGGTGTAGGCAGATTCGAGCTGTTTCTACATGTCCAATTTTATTTATTTCGGCACGTGAAGGGACGATGGATCAAGTTATGGCTTTAGAGAACGGTGGGGACGATTATATACCAAAACCGTTTCATTATGAAGTTGTGATGGCGAAAATCCGGAGCCAACTAAGGCGAGCATATGGAGACTACGCTCCTAAAATAGAAGAGCGCATGATTGAACAGCATGGGCTTAACTTATACCCCGAAAGACTTGTGCTTCAATTACATGGTCAAGAAGTCGATATTACAAGAAATGAAGCAATCTTACTAGAGGTGCTTCTGAAAAATTATCCACGTGTTGTAAGTAGAGAAGTATTGTTAAATAAACTATGGGATAGTGAGTCTTATGTCGATGATAATACGTTAAGTGTCAATACAACTCGTGTACGCAAAAAATTACAAGCATTAGGTATTACAAAAGCGATTGAAACAATTCGCAGCGTTGGCTATCGTATCCATATTACATGGGATCAGGGTGAGAAGAAATGA
- a CDS encoding ParM/StbA family protein, protein MSVILKAGADAGNNGLKLMVKGQKPIYIPSIYSLYIGESTGLLDEEDVSISELEKNIDVTISSPSLMLNNIRYIVGEKVIHDQLKGTEIEKKSNKSTDELMVLTILSGLAVGAMRHNPNSNHINIRYDLSVALPMQIITPEIAGENAKRYMGSHKVIFHYPNGRDVTVNITVEFCKCLPEGASGTWGIVYDEDGNAVKHKVEDAKDKVTEIDFVEKTLLSFDIGAGTTEEVVSYGINFKPQLSKGLSYGVKEPLLQIITRWNRKNPTKTIDSITEFNEIYLNPKHPRHDMLVEESQQALLGLAARVATDIINKIDDMKDDPYVFIYGGGAVMLKNSLQLILKQKGRLKNVKFLDDPLFTNARGLLVYTCSPRYREHKQKELGFTNLTIS, encoded by the coding sequence ATGTCCGTAATTTTAAAAGCTGGTGCAGACGCTGGGAATAATGGATTAAAATTAATGGTTAAAGGGCAAAAACCTATTTATATTCCAAGTATTTATTCACTATATATTGGGGAATCAACAGGATTATTAGATGAAGAAGATGTTTCAATTTCTGAATTAGAAAAAAACATTGATGTAACAATCAGTTCCCCATCATTAATGTTAAATAACATCCGTTATATTGTAGGTGAGAAGGTAATTCATGATCAGTTAAAAGGGACAGAAATAGAGAAGAAATCCAACAAATCTACGGATGAACTCATGGTTCTTACAATTTTATCTGGATTGGCTGTTGGTGCTATGCGACATAATCCAAATTCGAATCATATCAATATTCGATACGATTTATCAGTAGCACTTCCAATGCAGATTATCACACCAGAAATAGCAGGAGAAAATGCGAAGCGTTATATGGGAAGTCATAAAGTCATTTTTCATTATCCAAACGGCAGAGATGTAACAGTTAATATTACAGTGGAGTTTTGTAAATGCTTGCCGGAGGGAGCATCTGGTACGTGGGGAATTGTATATGACGAAGATGGTAATGCGGTTAAACATAAAGTAGAAGATGCAAAAGATAAAGTTACTGAAATTGATTTTGTTGAAAAAACATTATTATCTTTTGATATAGGTGCGGGTACAACGGAAGAAGTTGTTTCATATGGAATTAATTTTAAGCCGCAATTAAGTAAAGGTTTATCATACGGGGTAAAAGAACCGTTATTACAAATCATTACAAGATGGAACCGAAAAAATCCGACTAAAACGATAGATAGTATTACGGAATTTAATGAAATTTATTTGAATCCGAAGCATCCACGACATGATATGCTAGTAGAAGAATCGCAACAAGCTCTTCTAGGTTTAGCTGCGCGAGTCGCTACAGATATTATAAATAAAATTGATGATATGAAGGATGATCCTTACGTATTTATATATGGTGGAGGAGCAGTTATGCTAAAAAATAGCCTGCAACTTATATTAAAGCAAAAAGGTCGTTTAAAAAATGTAAAGTTTTTAGATGATCCATTATTTACAAATGCGCGTGGTTTATTAGTTTATACATGTTCTCCTCGATATAGAGAGCATAAGCAAAAAGAACTAGGATTTACGAATTTAACAATTAGTTAG
- a CDS encoding DUF1697 domain-containing protein, which produces MTIYIALLRGINVGGHKLIKMAELRNVFETMGLGSVQTYIQSGNVLFESEESADLLSQRIEHEISRVFGFTVPVILRTEMELEQIIRNCPFQTDALLEGESLHISFLAEAPSQEGINHVLSFRSEVEECRIEGKEVYLFFRQSIRNSKLAAHLQKLNVPATLRNWRTINKLNTMAQAMRD; this is translated from the coding sequence ATGACTATTTATATTGCGTTATTACGAGGTATCAACGTAGGAGGACATAAATTAATTAAAATGGCGGAATTGAGAAATGTATTTGAAACGATGGGCTTAGGAAGTGTACAAACATATATTCAAAGTGGGAATGTCTTGTTTGAATCAGAAGAGTCAGCAGACTTGTTGAGCCAAAGAATAGAGCATGAGATTAGCAGGGTTTTCGGTTTTACAGTTCCTGTTATTCTAAGAACAGAAATGGAACTGGAACAGATTATTAGGAATTGTCCATTCCAGACAGATGCATTGTTGGAAGGAGAGAGCTTGCACATATCTTTTTTAGCTGAAGCGCCTTCCCAAGAAGGAATTAACCATGTACTTAGCTTTAGGAGTGAAGTGGAAGAGTGTCGTATTGAAGGTAAAGAGGTATACCTCTTTTTCCGTCAAAGTATCCGGAATTCCAAGTTAGCGGCTCATCTCCAAAAGTTGAATGTCCCGGCAACATTACGTAACTGGAGAACAATCAATAAGCTCAATACAATGGCGCAGGCAATGAGAGATTGA
- a CDS encoding GNAT family N-acetyltransferase has protein sequence MKSHMENLQLVPYEEKYKEMIQAFTLPSEQVQFTANPSELLEKAKEDSTRNVVVILANDKPVGIFALQCGERVDEYTDNGNALLLVAFSINHDEQGKGYAKRGLALLHNFVASYFPDKNEIVLAVNERNIPAQKLYLKVGFEDRGQRRMGPIGSQLVLYLPLKKIKG, from the coding sequence ATGAAATCACATATGGAAAACCTTCAATTAGTTCCTTACGAGGAAAAATATAAAGAAATGATACAAGCATTTACTTTACCTAGTGAACAAGTACAATTTACAGCAAACCCAAGTGAGTTACTAGAAAAAGCAAAAGAAGATTCTACTCGCAATGTTGTTGTAATTTTAGCAAATGATAAACCTGTAGGGATTTTTGCACTACAATGTGGTGAAAGGGTGGACGAGTACACAGATAATGGGAATGCTTTACTCTTAGTTGCTTTTTCCATCAATCACGATGAACAAGGAAAAGGATATGCTAAACGAGGATTAGCATTACTACATAATTTTGTAGCATCGTATTTTCCAGACAAAAATGAAATTGTATTAGCGGTGAATGAGAGAAATATTCCTGCTCAAAAATTATATTTAAAAGTGGGATTTGAAGATAGAGGACAACGGAGAATGGGACCAATTGGTAGCCAACTTGTTTTATATTTACCTTTGAAAAAAATAAAGGGGTAG
- a CDS encoding YhcN/YlaJ family sporulation lipoprotein — MKFLIYMVMLCLVMTGCSVGKKDNDTENAQQKNVSMKNVGYTNEKTKPNEKLADHLADIASRIPGVRDATAVVVGKYAVVGIDVKAKLDRTRVDSIKYSVAESLKHDPNGANAVVVADVDTYERLNQMGKQIRNGKTGEGILDELAAIVGRVVPQVPNDMIENKETNPVKENDKQLPKGEENELKKEQEDQSNKHLQR; from the coding sequence ATGAAATTTCTTATATACATGGTAATGCTTTGCTTGGTGATGACAGGTTGTAGCGTAGGTAAAAAAGATAATGATACGGAAAACGCGCAGCAAAAAAATGTTTCCATGAAAAATGTCGGTTACACAAATGAAAAAACGAAACCGAATGAAAAACTTGCTGACCATTTAGCTGATATCGCTTCTAGAATACCAGGTGTAAGAGATGCGACGGCAGTAGTGGTAGGTAAATATGCAGTTGTAGGCATTGATGTAAAAGCAAAACTGGATCGTACTCGTGTAGATTCTATTAAGTATTCTGTCGCGGAAAGTTTAAAACACGATCCAAATGGTGCCAATGCAGTTGTTGTGGCTGACGTTGATACGTATGAACGGTTAAATCAGATGGGAAAACAAATTAGAAATGGAAAAACAGGTGAAGGTATTCTCGATGAGCTTGCGGCAATTGTTGGACGTGTGGTGCCACAAGTGCCGAATGACATGATCGAAAATAAAGAAACAAATCCAGTAAAAGAAAATGATAAACAACTGCCTAAAGGTGAAGAGAATGAATTGAAAAAAGAGCAAGAGGATCAATCAAATAAGCACCTTCAAAGATAA
- the ypeB gene encoding germination protein YpeB, which translates to MLRGIVIVLLTIGVVGTGYWGYKEHQEKNAVLIRAENSYQRAFHDLTYEVDLLHDKIGTTLAMNSRTSLSPALADVWRLTSEARSDVGQLPLTLLPFNKTEEFLANIGDFSYRAAIRDLEKEPLNDQEYKSLQSLYSNAANIQDELRKVQHLVLKNNLRWMDVELALASNRDPADNTIIDGFKTVEKNVTSYASNDFGPTFTSLQKETKGGFEAAGKQISKDEAANIAKSFLNLKGKEKIEVKKSGKGAKDSFYSVTIQDPETKNEFYMDITGKGGYPIWVMNNREIKEQKISLNDAGNKGLAFLKEHKFTNMELYDSSQYDNIGVFTYVVNENNVRIYPEAIQMKIALDDGSIVGFSAKEYLASHQKRTIPAAKLSVSDARTKINRDVKVMEERQAVIVNDLHKEVLCYEFVGTLGKDTYQIFINANDGTEEKVKKMQSVEKIYD; encoded by the coding sequence ATTGTAATTGTATTGTTAACAATTGGTGTAGTTGGAACAGGGTATTGGGGCTATAAAGAGCATCAGGAAAAAAATGCGGTGCTGATTCGAGCAGAAAATAGCTATCAGCGTGCATTTCACGATTTAACATATGAAGTAGATTTACTACATGATAAAATTGGAACAACTTTGGCGATGAATTCACGTACGTCTTTATCACCAGCACTAGCGGATGTATGGCGTTTAACATCAGAGGCTCGTTCTGATGTTGGTCAATTACCTTTAACATTACTGCCGTTCAATAAAACAGAGGAATTTTTAGCGAACATCGGTGATTTTAGTTATCGAGCTGCAATCCGTGATTTAGAGAAAGAACCATTAAATGATCAAGAATATAAATCGTTGCAAAGCTTATATTCAAATGCAGCTAATATTCAAGATGAACTTCGAAAAGTACAGCATCTTGTTTTAAAAAACAATTTACGATGGATGGATGTAGAGCTAGCGCTAGCATCAAATCGTGATCCGGCAGATAACACCATTATTGATGGGTTTAAAACCGTTGAGAAAAATGTAACGTCCTACGCTTCCAATGATTTTGGTCCGACCTTTACAAGCTTACAAAAAGAAACAAAAGGTGGATTTGAAGCAGCAGGAAAACAAATTTCAAAAGATGAAGCAGCCAATATTGCTAAATCCTTTTTAAATTTAAAAGGGAAAGAAAAAATAGAAGTTAAGAAGAGTGGGAAAGGCGCAAAAGACTCCTTCTATAGTGTAACAATTCAAGATCCAGAAACAAAAAATGAATTTTACATGGATATTACAGGAAAAGGCGGATATCCAATTTGGGTTATGAATAATCGGGAAATTAAAGAACAAAAAATTAGTTTAAATGATGCAGGAAATAAAGGATTAGCTTTCTTAAAAGAACATAAGTTTACCAATATGGAGCTATATGATAGTTCGCAATACGATAACATCGGTGTATTTACGTATGTTGTAAATGAAAATAACGTGCGTATTTACCCTGAAGCGATCCAAATGAAAATTGCTTTAGATGATGGATCCATCGTTGGTTTTTCCGCAAAAGAATATTTAGCATCTCATCAAAAACGTACGATCCCGGCGGCAAAATTGTCTGTCTCTGACGCAAGAACAAAAATTAATCGGGATGTGAAAGTGATGGAAGAGCGTCAGGCAGTTATTGTAAATGATTTGCATAAAGAAGTACTTTGCTATGAATTTGTTGGCACATTAGGAAAAGATACGTACCAAATCTTTATCAATGCAAATGATGGAACAGAAGAAAAAGTGAAAAAGATGCAATCGGTAGAAAAAATTTATGATTAA